A window of Castanea sativa cultivar Marrone di Chiusa Pesio chromosome 1, ASM4071231v1 contains these coding sequences:
- the LOC142616152 gene encoding psbP domain-containing protein 3, chloroplastic, whose protein sequence is MASVSSLHRLLQRPSNSICHYTALSNNKAPQTTNSNSSFYVLGSVFPATKHKVLCCKNSEQLQEQSFEVEELCGAKRREVVLQLTIAAFSFPAIISSAKAFAENDVPENFRVYTDDVNKFKILIPQDWQVGAGEPNGFKSITAFYPEDSSNSNVSVVITGVGPDFTRMESLGKVDAFAETLVNGLDRSWQRPPGVAAKLIDCRSSKGFYYIEYSLQNPGESRRHLFTAIGMASNGWYNRLYTVTGQFIDEESDKYSSKIEKAIGSFRFI, encoded by the exons ATGGCGTCTGTTTCTTCACTACATCGTTTGCTCCAGCGACCTTCCAATTCCATCTGCCACTACACAGCTTTATCCAATAACAAAGCTCCACAAACTACAAATTCTAACTCTAGTTTCTATGTTCTTGGTTCAGTTTTTCCAGCCACCAAACATAAAGTACTATGTTGCAAGAACAGCGAGCAGCTTCAAGAACAAAG tTTTGAGGTTGAAGAACTATGCGGAGCTAAAAGAAGAGAAGTCGTACTTCAGTTGACAATTGCTGCATTTTCTTTTCCAGCAATCATTTCAAGTGCAAAAGCATTTGCTGAAAACG ATGTACCTGAGAATTTTCGTGTTTATACCGACGATGTGAACAAATTCAAGATTCTGATTCCACAAG ATTGGCAAGTAGGTGCTGGGGAACCTAATGGATTTAAATCGATAACGGCTTTCTACCCAGAAGATTCTTCTAATTCAAATG TCAGCGTTGTAATAACGGGGGTTGGACCTGATTTTACAAGGATGGAATCGTTAGGGAAGGTCGATGCTTTTGCTGAGACACTG GTTAATGGATTGGATAGAAGCTGGCAAAGGCCTCCAGGTGTGGCTGCGAAGCTCATAGACTGTAGATCCAGCAAAG GATTCTACTACATTGAGTATTCACTACAAAATCCTGGAGAAAGTCGCAGACATTTGTTTACAGCAATTGGGATGGCATCCAACGGCTGGTATAACAGACTATACACCGTGACAGGCCAG TTCATTGATGAGGAATCAGATAAATACAGTTCCAAAATTGAGAAG GCGATAGGATCCTTCAGGTTCATTTGA